A single region of the Erythrobacter sp. HL-111 genome encodes:
- a CDS encoding MAC/perforin domain-containing protein: MQNAAPWQGGQSSGVGGQQTSAPPWQRQDTARTAQTGTGSAPPWAANPSNAGGAFAPGPQAAAAEPHAMIEGVWVELNALSRPEGDGRRSAITWSTPRYLRFIPLDERTVAFLTSDESYCWNVLTRQADDRYAGSGSTVTITERAGSYLMQVMGGGLAGSYEIARTADGYPSRDRFDPSDRDSRRGLFNQDGLTREWNTNFHSFDGLNMNLFDPLAGRKQQIFRQPGNFDYAIDDNLNLGLPFGLRGFRTRMSSSRQVETLVTNAAAFQRDMSMNFGGSLGVSPKANFGASYSFEKTSGTRSRSSEMNAIGYARIERYTLVLDEPNAQLSENFRRAIDSLADGRTSAGSVVNTFGTHYAKAISYGGLGKAEKTMTSVEVAEYLSSKQGFSAGGGAKGASLNGGFSEGRSSERSTESVFTRDEFTAVGGSGSMTSTGWQVSDSDTVPVRYDLRRLSDLINPILFDVRSPADATKYLRARNALRAEIDRRMNGAPDFANGYMGPRFFEIELHSLRCTNQGDDRTNTIMLRGTLDLSFTDDTGPRNVPLFNAAEGEAMTCGGSGRTLSQKPVIVLSSGSPEAGTPGFGAYTMRPSLTEVDDGPRRTTGEEVRDGFLTGFSLGIYNAVEHNADDPINQTPMMLPLGRDADGRRRSIKLGGNQAPTLFVDYTVRELK, encoded by the coding sequence GTGCAGAACGCCGCTCCGTGGCAGGGCGGGCAGAGCTCCGGCGTCGGCGGGCAGCAGACCTCCGCCCCGCCCTGGCAGCGGCAGGACACCGCCCGCACCGCGCAAACCGGGACAGGCTCCGCGCCGCCCTGGGCTGCGAATCCCTCGAACGCGGGCGGCGCTTTCGCTCCCGGCCCACAAGCCGCAGCGGCCGAGCCCCATGCGATGATCGAGGGTGTCTGGGTCGAACTCAACGCGCTCAGCCGGCCGGAGGGCGACGGGAGGCGCAGCGCGATCACGTGGAGCACGCCGCGCTACCTGCGCTTCATCCCGCTCGACGAAAGGACCGTCGCCTTTCTCACCAGCGACGAGAGCTACTGCTGGAACGTGCTCACCCGGCAGGCCGATGACCGCTATGCCGGCAGTGGTTCGACCGTCACGATCACCGAGCGCGCCGGCAGCTATCTCATGCAGGTGATGGGCGGGGGGCTCGCCGGCAGCTACGAGATCGCGCGCACCGCCGACGGCTATCCCTCGCGCGACCGGTTCGATCCCTCCGACCGCGACAGTCGCCGGGGCCTGTTCAACCAGGACGGGCTCACGCGCGAATGGAACACCAATTTCCACAGCTTCGACGGATTGAACATGAACCTGTTCGATCCGCTGGCCGGGCGCAAGCAGCAGATCTTCCGGCAACCGGGCAATTTCGACTACGCGATCGACGACAATCTCAATCTCGGCCTTCCCTTCGGCCTGCGCGGTTTCCGCACGCGGATGAGCTCGTCCCGGCAGGTTGAAACCCTGGTGACCAATGCGGCCGCGTTCCAGCGCGACATGTCGATGAATTTCGGCGGCAGCCTCGGCGTCAGCCCCAAGGCGAATTTCGGCGCCAGCTACTCCTTCGAAAAGACCTCCGGCACGCGTTCCCGCAGTTCCGAGATGAACGCGATCGGCTATGCCCGGATCGAACGCTACACGCTGGTGCTCGACGAACCCAATGCCCAGCTTTCGGAAAACTTCCGCCGCGCGATCGACAGCCTGGCCGACGGGCGCACGAGCGCGGGCAGCGTGGTCAACACCTTCGGCACGCATTATGCCAAGGCGATCAGCTATGGCGGGCTGGGCAAGGCGGAAAAGACCATGACCTCGGTCGAGGTCGCCGAATACCTTTCCAGCAAGCAGGGCTTTTCCGCCGGCGGCGGGGCGAAGGGCGCCAGTCTCAATGGCGGGTTCAGCGAGGGGCGCAGCAGCGAACGTTCGACCGAATCCGTCTTCACGCGCGACGAGTTCACCGCGGTGGGCGGGTCGGGCTCGATGACCTCGACGGGCTGGCAGGTGAGCGATTCCGACACCGTGCCGGTGCGTTACGATCTCAGGCGCCTGTCCGATCTCATCAATCCGATTCTGTTCGACGTCCGCAGCCCCGCCGATGCGACCAAGTATCTGCGCGCCCGCAATGCCCTGCGCGCCGAAATCGACCGGCGGATGAACGGCGCACCCGATTTCGCCAATGGCTACATGGGGCCGCGCTTCTTCGAGATCGAACTCCATTCCCTGCGCTGCACCAACCAAGGCGACGACAGGACGAACACGATCATGCTGAGAGGCACTCTCGACCTCAGCTTCACCGACGACACCGGCCCCAGGAACGTGCCGCTGTTCAACGCGGCCGAGGGCGAGGCGATGACCTGCGGCGGTTCGGGCAGGACGCTTTCGCAGAAGCCGGTGATCGTGCTGTCTTCCGGTTCGCCGGAGGCGGGCACGCCCGGCTTCGGAGCCTACACCATGAGACCCAGCCTCACCGAGGTCGACGACGGCCCGCGCAGGACCACGGGCGAGGAGGTTCGCGACGGTTTTCTCACCGGGTTCTCGCTCGGCATTTACAACGCCGTGGAGCACAATGCCGACGACCCCATCAACCAAACTCCGATGATGCTCCCGCTCGGACGCGACGCGGACGGGCGCCGCAGGTCTATCAAGCTCGGGGGCAACCAGGCCCCGACGCTCTTCGTCGACTACACGGTCCGGGAGCTCAAGTGA
- a CDS encoding LamG-like jellyroll fold domain-containing protein — protein MRRPLSAARCPALVLVVIAALMALVALPAARAQPAGYQPIVAAFNGNGAIAMPANEALDINGLGTIEFWVSAKWQGELDYDPAVMGYSGPQGPRFAIHIAGDKSGLGLFAGPFYDGVAFDFSDGVLHHVALVTLGDTTDIIIDGVYLDTLGFTFAELPAESFTIGAIGEFSPFIGEIGQVRIWSTPVEIEVLRHFSLAPLSAEGPFPHPDLEFLTGISAFGDPETGGFIFIGDPDMQNMTQDPPAIEGGNG, from the coding sequence ATGCGTCGGCCCCTTTCCGCAGCGCGTTGTCCTGCCCTCGTGCTGGTGGTGATCGCGGCGCTGATGGCGCTTGTCGCTCTGCCCGCCGCGCGGGCGCAGCCGGCGGGCTACCAGCCGATCGTCGCGGCATTCAACGGCAACGGCGCGATCGCCATGCCTGCGAACGAGGCGCTCGACATCAACGGGCTCGGCACGATCGAGTTCTGGGTCTCGGCCAAGTGGCAGGGCGAGCTCGATTACGACCCGGCCGTGATGGGCTATTCGGGGCCGCAGGGCCCGCGCTTCGCGATCCACATCGCGGGCGACAAGAGCGGGCTCGGCCTGTTCGCGGGTCCCTTCTACGACGGGGTGGCGTTCGATTTCTCGGACGGCGTCCTCCACCATGTCGCGCTCGTCACGTTGGGCGATACGACCGACATCATCATCGACGGCGTCTATCTCGACACGCTGGGCTTCACCTTCGCCGAGCTTCCGGCGGAGAGTTTCACGATCGGGGCGATCGGCGAATTCTCGCCCTTCATCGGCGAGATCGGGCAGGTGCGGATCTGGTCCACCCCCGTCGAGATCGAGGTGCTGCGCCATTTCAGCCTCGCGCCGCTTTCGGCCGAGGGGCCTTTCCCGCACCCCGATCTCGAATTCCTGACCGGCATTTCGGCTTTCGGCGATCCGGAGACCGGGGGCTTCATCTTCATCGGCGATCCCGACATGCAGAACATGACGCAGGACCCGCCCGCCATCGAGGGAGGAAACGGATGA
- a CDS encoding inner membrane-spanning protein YciB: MTEETKPRGSGWLNVAVDYGPLIVFLAVYCLTSPEEPGLGDILAIIYGTGAFMLAAVVALAVSKFLLGKVSPMLWFSTALIVGFGALTIWFQDEKFIQLKPTIIYSVFGVALIGGWLAGRALLRILLEADFEGLSEEGWLKLSRNWGVFFLFLAVLNELLVRSMDFGGWLWAKLWVFLPLTFLFTFANIPMLMKHGLSIDDADEVIKDEPPTGG; the protein is encoded by the coding sequence ATGACGGAGGAAACGAAACCGCGCGGATCGGGTTGGCTCAACGTCGCGGTCGATTACGGGCCGCTGATCGTCTTCCTCGCGGTCTACTGCCTGACCTCGCCCGAGGAGCCGGGCCTCGGCGACATCCTCGCGATCATCTACGGCACCGGGGCCTTCATGCTCGCCGCGGTCGTCGCCCTCGCCGTGTCGAAATTCCTGCTCGGCAAGGTTTCCCCGATGCTGTGGTTCTCGACCGCGCTGATCGTCGGTTTCGGGGCGCTGACGATCTGGTTCCAGGACGAGAAGTTCATCCAGCTCAAGCCCACGATCATCTATTCGGTCTTCGGCGTCGCATTGATCGGCGGCTGGCTTGCGGGCCGCGCGCTGCTCCGCATCCTGCTCGAAGCCGACTTCGAGGGCCTGTCGGAGGAAGGCTGGCTGAAGCTTTCGCGCAACTGGGGCGTGTTCTTCCTGTTCCTCGCGGTTCTCAACGAGCTGCTGGTGCGGTCGATGGATTTCGGAGGCTGGCTGTGGGCCAAGCTGTGGGTGTTCCTGCCGCTCACCTTCCTGTTCACCTTCGCCAACATCCCGATGCTGATGAAGCATGGCCTGTCGATCGACGATGCCGACGAGGTGATCAAGGACGAGCCCCCGACGGGCGGTTGA
- the ftsY gene encoding signal recognition particle-docking protein FtsY, with amino-acid sequence MSEADKAGGSWSERLLGGFRKTSDRLATNLGAAGGKLDDATLDDIEDALIVSDLGPKAAGRIRAKLAEKRFGATITQTELREAVAEEIAEILRPVAKPLEITAFPRPQVILVIGVNGSGKTTTIAKLAHLFMEDDYGVLLAAGDTFRAAAIGQLATWAERAGVDLVKGPEGGDPASIVFDAVKQATETGIDALIVDTAGRLQNKRELMDELAKIRRVLGRLNPEAPHDVVLVLDATNGQNALSQIDVFKEVAGVTGLIMTKLDGTARGGVLVAAAEQYGLPIHAIGVGEQMEDLRPFDPDLVARVIAGVA; translated from the coding sequence ATGAGCGAAGCGGACAAGGCTGGCGGCAGCTGGAGCGAGCGCCTGCTCGGCGGCTTTCGCAAGACCTCCGACCGGCTGGCGACCAATCTCGGCGCGGCCGGCGGCAAGCTCGACGACGCGACCCTCGACGACATCGAGGACGCGCTGATCGTCTCCGACCTCGGCCCCAAGGCGGCCGGGCGCATCCGCGCAAAGCTCGCCGAGAAGCGTTTCGGGGCGACCATCACCCAGACCGAGCTCAGGGAAGCGGTCGCCGAGGAGATCGCCGAAATCCTGCGTCCGGTGGCGAAACCGCTCGAGATCACCGCCTTCCCGCGTCCGCAGGTGATCCTCGTGATCGGGGTCAACGGTTCGGGCAAGACCACCACCATCGCGAAACTCGCCCACCTTTTCATGGAGGACGACTACGGCGTGCTTCTGGCCGCCGGGGACACCTTCCGCGCCGCCGCCATCGGCCAGCTCGCCACCTGGGCCGAACGCGCGGGCGTCGACCTCGTCAAGGGGCCGGAAGGCGGCGATCCGGCGAGCATCGTGTTCGACGCGGTCAAACAGGCGACCGAAACCGGGATCGACGCGCTCATCGTGGACACCGCGGGGCGCCTCCAGAACAAGCGCGAGCTGATGGACGAACTCGCCAAGATCCGCCGCGTGCTTGGCCGCCTGAACCCCGAGGCGCCGCACGACGTGGTGCTGGTGCTCGATGCGACCAACGGGCAGAATGCGCTTTCCCAGATCGACGTTTTCAAGGAGGTGGCGGGCGTGACCGGCCTCATCATGACCAAGCTCGACGGCACCGCGCGCGGCGGGGTGCTGGTCGCCGCGGCCGAGCAGTACGGCCTCCCGATCCACGCCATCGGCGTGGGCGAGCAGATGGAGGACCTCAGGCCCTTCGATCCCGATCTCGTCGCGCGCGTCATCGCGGGGGTGGCGTGA
- the mtaB gene encoding tRNA (N(6)-L-threonylcarbamoyladenosine(37)-C(2))-methylthiotransferase MtaB, which produces MKGPGIISLGCRLNIAESEAMRAFLKEDEDIVVVNSCAVTNEAVRQTRQAIRRARRERPGARVIVTGCAAETERAALAAMPEVDGIVANAHKLDARAYVLPAAGPGEGGELSRAGAAPDTTGSRPAPGSAPGRTRAFIGVQNGCDHSCTFCIIPQGRGVSRSLTIAEVLRAVEGHLLAGAREIVLTGVDLTSWGQDLSDTPRLGDLIEAVLTEFHQLGRLRLSSVDGVEIDDRLFELLAGEERVMPHVHLSLQHGADLILKRMKRRHSRADAVGLVARLKARRPEIAVGADLIAGFPTETEAHHADNLSIVEECDIVHGHVFPFSPREGTPAARMPQLDRATIKARAADLRAAVARRRAAWLARLVGETLPVLVERDGTGYAPHYARVKLSERTAPGEIVPVRVQAVEEGMLR; this is translated from the coding sequence GTGAAGGGGCCGGGGATCATCAGCCTCGGCTGCCGCCTCAACATCGCCGAGAGCGAGGCGATGCGCGCCTTCCTCAAGGAGGATGAGGACATCGTCGTCGTCAATTCCTGCGCGGTGACGAACGAGGCGGTGCGCCAAACCCGCCAGGCGATTCGCCGCGCCCGGCGCGAGCGGCCGGGGGCGCGGGTGATCGTGACCGGCTGCGCCGCGGAAACCGAACGCGCGGCGCTCGCCGCCATGCCCGAGGTCGACGGGATCGTGGCGAACGCGCACAAACTCGATGCGCGTGCCTATGTTCTCCCCGCCGCGGGTCCCGGCGAAGGCGGCGAGCTTTCCCGGGCAGGGGCCGCGCCCGATACGACCGGGTCCCGGCCTGCGCCCGGGTCCGCTCCGGGCCGCACCCGCGCCTTCATCGGCGTGCAGAACGGCTGCGACCATTCCTGCACCTTCTGCATCATCCCGCAGGGGCGCGGGGTAAGCCGTTCGCTGACGATTGCCGAGGTGCTGCGCGCGGTTGAAGGACATTTGCTTGCCGGGGCCAGGGAAATTGTCCTCACCGGTGTGGATCTGACAAGCTGGGGGCAGGATCTTTCCGACACGCCCCGACTCGGCGACCTGATCGAAGCCGTCCTGACCGAATTTCATCAGCTAGGCCGCCTCAGGCTTTCCTCGGTCGACGGGGTGGAAATCGATGATCGCCTGTTCGAGCTGCTGGCGGGCGAGGAGCGGGTGATGCCGCACGTCCACCTCTCGCTCCAGCACGGGGCGGACCTGATCCTCAAACGCATGAAACGGCGGCATTCGCGGGCCGATGCGGTGGGCCTGGTGGCCCGGTTGAAGGCGCGTCGTCCGGAAATCGCCGTGGGCGCGGACCTCATCGCCGGATTCCCGACCGAGACCGAGGCGCACCACGCCGACAACCTTTCGATCGTCGAGGAATGCGACATCGTCCACGGCCACGTCTTTCCCTTCTCCCCGCGCGAAGGGACCCCCGCCGCCCGGATGCCGCAGCTCGATCGCGCCACGATCAAGGCCCGCGCCGCCGACCTGCGCGCCGCGGTCGCCCGCCGCCGCGCCGCCTGGCTCGCCCGGCTTGTGGGCGAAACCCTGCCCGTCCTCGTCGAGCGGGACGGCACCGGCTATGCCCCCCATTACGCCCGCGTGAAGCTGTCCGAACGGACCGCGCCGGGCGAAATCGTGCCGGTCAGGGTGCAGGCAGTCGAGGAGGGAATGCTGCGATGA
- the dapF gene encoding diaminopimelate epimerase, with translation MRVPFSKMHGLGNDFVVLDARETALPAMSAARARALADRRTGVGCDQVILLEPSETCDFRMRIFNADGSEAGACGNASRAVALLHGEPARVETAGGVIALEPRGGGARVDMGTPRFDWEAIPLAYAMDTAAMPVGWGDLAEPLAVNVGNPHVVFFVEDADAVALDALGPEIEHDPLFPERVNVNVAQVRAPDHLALRVWERGAGLTRACGTGACASAVAAIRRKLAASPVTVSLPGGDLVIEWDGGQGPILMTGPASEAFRGEFEWDDFA, from the coding sequence ATGCGCGTTCCCTTCTCCAAGATGCACGGGCTCGGCAATGATTTCGTCGTGCTCGATGCCCGCGAGACGGCGCTGCCCGCGATGAGCGCGGCGCGGGCGCGGGCGCTGGCGGACCGGCGCACGGGCGTGGGCTGCGACCAGGTGATCCTGCTCGAACCGAGCGAAACCTGCGATTTCCGGATGCGGATCTTCAACGCCGACGGGAGCGAGGCCGGCGCCTGCGGCAATGCCAGCCGCGCGGTGGCGCTGCTCCACGGGGAACCAGCGCGGGTCGAGACCGCGGGCGGCGTGATCGCGCTCGAACCCCGTGGCGGCGGCGCGCGGGTGGACATGGGCACCCCCCGCTTCGACTGGGAGGCGATCCCGCTCGCCTACGCGATGGACACCGCCGCAATGCCGGTCGGGTGGGGCGACCTGGCGGAACCGTTGGCGGTCAATGTCGGCAATCCGCACGTGGTCTTCTTCGTCGAGGACGCGGATGCGGTCGCGCTCGATGCGCTCGGGCCGGAGATCGAGCACGACCCGCTCTTCCCCGAACGGGTCAACGTCAACGTCGCGCAGGTCCGCGCGCCCGATCACCTCGCCCTGCGCGTGTGGGAGCGCGGCGCGGGGCTGACCCGCGCCTGCGGGACCGGCGCCTGCGCGAGCGCGGTGGCGGCGATCCGGCGCAAGCTGGCGGCGAGCCCGGTGACGGTCTCGCTCCCCGGTGGCGACCTCGTGATCGAATGGGACGGCGGCCAAGGTCCGATCCTGATGACCGGCCCGGCGAGCGAGGCTTTCCGCGGCGAGTTCGAATGGGACGATTTTGCGTGA
- a CDS encoding bifunctional diguanylate cyclase/phosphodiesterase gives MTATRDTTKAGFEGRGQDSAGAPRDRAQRDIVALGIATAAILLFIATGGAVMPKAIRAFAGVGNGTDPLLMTALLLNIALIIFSWRRYRELTGEIDERRRAEAQARELAQRDPLTGCLNRRAMTEVTEALRTRTSERGQAIAYGMIDLDNFKQVNDMHGHKAGDQVLVQFAERVRDVLPKSARFARLGGDEFAFIVPFDPTRRERIDDLVIRLYEGMALPFRLDKVALELTMSVGLASDHCNNGLEPLTATGETLLHRADIAMYQAKKQGKNRFFWFEPTMENELRFRNELEIGIRRGLGKGEFVPFYEQQIDLETGELVGFEMLARWRSPSLGLVSPEIFIPVAEEMGLIAELSEQLMRQAFTDARAWDEELTLSINISPLQLRDPWFAQKLLKLLVEYNFPPHRLEIEITESCLHENIGLVRSMITSLRNQGVRVSLDDFGTGYSSLEQLRSLPFDRLKIDRSFIKDLAENGGKSRIVDAIVSLGRGLDMPITAEGIEHEDILAALRRMGDFKGQGYLYGRPETAEEVRQRLGLAGRLAGREMTLSPGMARAVELPDLAALASGAARPVRDEDGEPGTIHRHPGGTALDGGPILPRRNRG, from the coding sequence ATGACGGCGACACGAGACACGACGAAGGCAGGCTTCGAAGGACGCGGGCAGGATTCCGCCGGCGCCCCCCGCGACCGCGCCCAGCGCGACATCGTCGCGCTCGGCATCGCCACCGCCGCGATCCTGCTGTTCATCGCCACCGGCGGGGCGGTCATGCCCAAGGCGATCCGCGCGTTCGCCGGGGTCGGCAACGGCACCGACCCGCTGCTGATGACGGCCCTGCTGCTCAACATCGCGCTCATCATCTTTTCCTGGCGCCGCTACCGCGAACTGACCGGGGAGATCGACGAACGCCGCCGCGCCGAGGCGCAGGCGCGCGAACTGGCCCAGCGCGACCCGCTGACCGGCTGTCTCAACCGCCGCGCCATGACCGAGGTCACCGAGGCCCTGCGGACCCGCACGAGCGAGCGCGGCCAGGCGATCGCCTATGGCATGATCGACCTCGACAATTTCAAGCAGGTCAACGACATGCACGGGCACAAGGCGGGCGACCAGGTGCTGGTCCAGTTCGCCGAGCGGGTCCGCGACGTGCTGCCCAAGAGCGCCCGCTTCGCACGGCTCGGCGGGGACGAATTCGCCTTCATCGTCCCCTTCGACCCGACCCGGCGCGAGCGCATCGACGATCTCGTCATCCGGCTTTACGAAGGCATGGCCCTGCCCTTCCGGCTCGACAAGGTCGCGCTCGAGCTCACCATGTCGGTCGGCCTTGCGAGCGATCACTGCAACAACGGGCTCGAACCGCTGACCGCGACCGGAGAGACGCTGCTCCACCGCGCCGACATCGCGATGTACCAGGCGAAGAAGCAAGGCAAGAACCGCTTCTTCTGGTTCGAGCCGACGATGGAGAACGAGCTGCGGTTCAGGAACGAGCTCGAGATCGGCATCCGCCGCGGCCTCGGCAAGGGCGAATTCGTGCCTTTCTACGAACAGCAGATCGACCTCGAGACGGGCGAACTGGTCGGTTTCGAGATGCTGGCGCGGTGGCGATCGCCCAGCCTCGGCCTCGTCAGCCCGGAAATCTTCATCCCCGTCGCCGAGGAGATGGGCCTGATCGCGGAGCTTTCCGAACAGCTCATGCGACAGGCCTTCACCGACGCGCGCGCCTGGGACGAGGAGCTGACCCTTTCGATCAACATCTCGCCCCTGCAATTGCGCGATCCGTGGTTCGCGCAGAAGCTCCTGAAACTGCTCGTCGAATACAATTTCCCCCCGCACCGGCTGGAAATCGAGATCACCGAATCCTGCCTGCACGAGAACATCGGCCTCGTGCGCTCGATGATCACGAGCCTGAGGAACCAGGGCGTGCGCGTCAGCCTCGACGATTTCGGGACCGGCTATTCGAGCCTCGAACAGCTCCGCTCGCTGCCCTTCGACCGGCTCAAGATCGACCGCAGCTTCATCAAGGATCTCGCCGAGAACGGCGGCAAGAGCCGCATCGTCGATGCGATCGTCTCGCTCGGGCGCGGGCTCGACATGCCGATCACGGCCGAGGGGATCGAACACGAGGACATCCTCGCGGCGCTGCGGCGGATGGGCGATTTCAAGGGGCAGGGCTATCTCTACGGCCGGCCCGAAACTGCCGAGGAGGTGCGCCAGCGCCTCGGCCTTGCCGGGCGGCTGGCCGGGCGCGAAATGACCCTTTCGCCCGGCATGGCGCGCGCCGTGGAACTGCCCGACCTCGCCGCGCTGGCGAGCGGGGCGGCCCGGCCTGTCCGGGACGAGGACGGGGAACCGGGCACGATCCATCGCCATCCCGGCGGGACCGCGCTCGACGGCGGGCCGATACTGCCGCGCCGCAACCGCGGCTGA
- a CDS encoding EVE domain-containing protein, which yields MAQASRNYWLMKSEPFKYGWDDLVAEGEGTWDGVRNHRAKNNLAAMKVGDEAFFYHSREGLEIVGICVVTVAGITDPTDETGKWAAVKVRAKEKFEHPVTLKAIKAEPRLADCELVRLSRLSVAAITPEEWDVIRSMAKA from the coding sequence ATGGCGCAGGCTTCGCGCAATTACTGGCTGATGAAATCCGAACCGTTCAAGTACGGCTGGGACGATCTCGTCGCCGAAGGTGAGGGGACGTGGGACGGGGTCCGCAACCACCGCGCGAAGAACAACCTTGCCGCGATGAAGGTTGGGGACGAGGCGTTCTTCTACCATTCGCGCGAAGGGCTGGAGATCGTCGGCATCTGCGTGGTGACGGTCGCGGGGATCACCGATCCCACGGACGAAACCGGCAAGTGGGCGGCGGTCAAGGTGCGTGCGAAGGAGAAGTTCGAGCATCCCGTCACCCTCAAGGCGATCAAGGCCGAGCCGCGCCTTGCCGATTGCGAACTGGTGCGCCTTTCGCGCCTGTCGGTCGCGGCGATCACGCCCGAGGAATGGGACGTGATCCGCTCCATGGCGAAAGCCTAG
- a CDS encoding CsbD family protein has product MGELTDKAKGNAKEAIGKAKQKSDNPETRAEGRRQEAEGKAEQAKGEVKGKLGNDI; this is encoded by the coding sequence ATGGGTGAACTCACCGACAAGGCGAAAGGCAATGCCAAGGAAGCCATCGGCAAGGCCAAGCAGAAGTCCGACAATCCCGAAACCCGCGCCGAAGGCCGCAGGCAGGAGGCCGAAGGCAAGGCCGAACAGGCCAAGGGCGAGGTCAAGGGCAAGCTGGGCAACGATATCTGA
- a CDS encoding thiamine pyrophosphate-dependent enzyme, with the protein MAQTTRRAADLLVECLKEQGADRIFTVPGESFLAVLDALHDGAQIETVTCRQEGGAAFMACADGALTGRPGVAFVTRGPGATNASIGVHVAFQDSQPMVLFVGDVARGMQGREGFQEVDFPAFFAPLAKWAARIDDPARIPEYVARAFAVAINGRPGPVVLALPEDMLSEEVAAGIAPRPRVERPAQAACPDAMQALFALLSDAASPVAIVGGAGWNRKARDHFQAFAERIGLPVATAFRRQDAIPASSPVYAGSLGYGPNPKLVERVRNADLILVVGARLGEATTEGYTVPTPDHPGQVLVHVHPDPEELGRVYRTDLALAAAMDEFAEAAALWEDASVIPFDAGAQANREWREWATHQPRQDAPALDLGACVTLMRESLPHDTIVANGAGNFAGWLHRYWRYEDYPAQLAPTCGAMGYGVPAAIAAALRHPERTIVAVAGDGDFLMNGQEIASAAQAGASLLVVLVDNGAYGTIRMHQEREFPGRVSATTLANPDFAALAAAFGAWSARAETTEEFAAAFAEAKERAGIRLIHAVIEVEQLAASGATVSGLRNR; encoded by the coding sequence ATGGCCCAGACGACGAGGCGGGCGGCCGACCTGCTGGTGGAATGCCTGAAGGAACAGGGCGCCGACCGGATCTTCACCGTCCCGGGGGAGAGTTTTCTCGCGGTGCTCGACGCGCTCCATGACGGCGCGCAGATCGAGACCGTGACCTGCCGGCAGGAAGGCGGCGCCGCCTTCATGGCCTGCGCCGACGGGGCGCTGACCGGGCGGCCCGGTGTCGCCTTCGTCACGCGCGGCCCCGGTGCGACCAATGCCAGCATCGGGGTCCATGTCGCGTTCCAGGATTCGCAGCCGATGGTGCTGTTCGTCGGCGACGTCGCGCGGGGAATGCAGGGGCGCGAGGGGTTCCAGGAGGTCGATTTTCCCGCCTTCTTCGCCCCGCTCGCCAAGTGGGCCGCGCGGATCGACGATCCGGCGCGCATCCCGGAATATGTCGCGCGCGCCTTTGCGGTCGCGATCAACGGGCGGCCCGGACCGGTGGTGCTCGCCCTGCCCGAGGACATGCTGTCCGAGGAAGTCGCCGCCGGCATCGCCCCTCGTCCGCGGGTGGAACGCCCCGCGCAGGCCGCCTGCCCCGATGCGATGCAGGCCCTGTTCGCGCTGCTGTCGGACGCGGCGAGCCCGGTCGCGATCGTCGGCGGGGCGGGCTGGAACCGCAAGGCGCGCGATCATTTCCAGGCTTTCGCAGAGCGGATCGGGCTTCCCGTCGCCACCGCCTTCCGCCGACAGGACGCGATCCCCGCCTCCTCGCCGGTCTATGCGGGATCCCTGGGCTATGGCCCCAACCCGAAGCTGGTCGAGCGGGTCCGCAACGCCGATCTTATCCTCGTGGTGGGCGCAAGGCTGGGCGAGGCGACGACCGAGGGCTACACCGTGCCGACGCCGGATCATCCCGGACAGGTGCTGGTCCACGTCCATCCCGACCCGGAGGAACTGGGCCGGGTCTATCGCACCGATCTCGCGCTCGCCGCGGCGATGGACGAATTCGCCGAAGCCGCCGCGCTGTGGGAGGATGCGAGTGTCATCCCCTTCGATGCGGGCGCGCAGGCGAACCGCGAATGGCGCGAATGGGCGACCCACCAGCCACGGCAGGACGCGCCCGCGCTCGACCTCGGCGCCTGCGTGACCCTGATGCGCGAATCGCTTCCGCACGACACGATCGTCGCCAACGGGGCGGGCAATTTCGCCGGATGGTTGCACCGTTACTGGCGTTACGAAGATTATCCCGCGCAGCTCGCCCCGACCTGCGGAGCGATGGGTTACGGCGTCCCCGCCGCGATCGCCGCCGCGCTGCGCCATCCCGAACGCACCATCGTCGCGGTCGCGGGCGACGGCGATTTCCTCATGAACGGACAGGAAATCGCCAGCGCCGCGCAGGCGGGCGCGAGCCTCCTCGTGGTGCTGGTGGACAACGGCGCCTACGGCACGATCCGGATGCACCAGGAACGCGAATTTCCCGGCCGGGTTTCGGCAACAACCCTCGCCAATCCCGATTTCGCCGCGCTTGCCGCAGCCTTCGGTGCGTGGAGTGCGCGGGCCGAAACCACGGAAGAATTCGCCGCCGCCTTCGCCGAGGCGAAGGAGCGCGCGGGAATCCGCCTGATCCACGCGGTGATCGAGGTCGAACAGCTCGCCGCGAGCGGGGCGACGGTGAGCGGCCTCAGGAACCGCTAG